From Manihot esculenta cultivar AM560-2 chromosome 18, M.esculenta_v8, whole genome shotgun sequence:
ACGCAACCTTCTGATCTGGAGTCAGACGCGCTACCATTGCGCCACGGATCCACGAGATGTGAGAAGGCTTtctcatatttttatatataattaaataatttcttcCCGCCAAATCTAACCGTTTTAACGGATGCAGTTAACAGTACCCATTCCCCAGCTGGCACCTGCAAGAGGAGCTTCCATTACTGCAGTTTTACTCCCCTAGCAACTGCAACGCTCACGCTTCACACTCTCTTGCACAAGGGAAATGGAAGAAACGCCCAAACTGGATACCAACATCCAAATAAACCCGGCGGCGGAGGCGGAGACGACATCTCCCTTGGATTTCATCGACTCTCTTCAAGACCTCAAGACGCCTTTCTTCAAATCCCGCTCTCGCAGAAGAAGAAGCGATACATGGGTCATTTCCATGTTCGTTATCTTCCACCTCATAGCCTTCGTCGCCACCATGATCGTTAACGATTGCTGGACTAACTCTCATGGTGATTGCTCTGTCACGGTCCTCAGAAGGATGTCATTCCAGCCCCTCTCCGAGAATCCCCTGCTCGGCCCCTCTCCTTCTACGTTAGTGTTTATCTCTTTTCTATTGTGTATCTAGATTGAATTTTGATCTAATTGGTTGGATATATGCATGAATCTGTGTGGGTTCGAAGCTTTGTTAGAAATGAGATGTTGATTCTTGGTCTCAAGTGATTTCTTTTATTAGAAACAATACTTCTCCTTGACTTCAGGGATAATATGAGGAGAAGCAAAGACAAGTATATTGTTGTTTCTTGAATGCTATGGGAGTTGAATCAGTGATATTTGCAGTTTGGTCGCTGAGAAATGTGGGATGAAGAGGAGTGGTTATTGTCATACATGGACTAAGGTCTTAGTGCCTTCAATTTTGACATCCATGTTGTTGATTCTCCTTTGATAATTGAAAAATCTTAAGTTTAGCTTTGCTTCCTCTATGTTTAAGTGAATTGTCTGAGTTCTGCATGTGTTGCTATATACGAAAATACCCTTGCAGAAAGACTAATTGATCAATTGTATTTGGATTCTGGGCCTAGTTTTTCTACGTTTGTTGAATGATAGACCTGTTTGTTAGAAGCAAAACATGACTGGGGAGAAAAATGAACATAGTTTCAAATACCAATGAGCACATCTCATTAGATGCATGGTTGATTTATTGTCATGTAATTGAAATTAACCATAATAACCTTGCTTGTATGGTGCCACTGCCATATATATTTAACTAGGCTGTTTCTTTAATGTCATTTGTTCAAGTACCTTGGAGATGAAACACCATGTCAATGTGTGGTTTTATGGATTGCTGAAATTCTCCTCAATGGCAGCCTAGATAAAATGGGGGCTCTTCGCAAGACGTTGTTGTTGGAACATCAAACTTGGCATCTTTTCTCATGTCCATGGTTGCACGCTGGGCTTATCCACCTTATCATCAATCTTGCAGGTGTTATCTTCTTAGGGATTTACCTGGAGCAAGAGTTTGGGCCATGTAAGAATGTGAATCTTTAGTTCTGTGAGATGTAAGTTTACAGCCAGATGTTATATTGTTTCTAAACAATGTCTATGTTGTTTTTGTTCTCTGCTTCTGTTGCACAGTGAGGGTTGGCTTAATCTACATTTTTTCTGCCTTTTTCGGTACATTGGTGACTGCACTTTTTGTGCGAGATAGCCCAATAGTTAGTTCCTCTGGTGCTCAACTTGGATTACTTGGGGCTACAATTTCTGCACTTGTAAGGAACTGGAGAATTTACACTAATAAGGTCCAGCTCCTGCATATTCCTTTTTTCTTATATCTCTCATCCCTATTGACTTTATTGCCTAACTTATTGGTCTTTCTTTTATTGATTGCAGTTTGTAGCTGTGATGATACTTTTTGCTGTCTTTGCGTGTAATTTCATGCTTGGGTTGCTACCTTACATAGACAACTATTCAAATATCGGGGGTTTAATATCAGGATTTCTACTTGGATTTGCACTTTTGTTCACTCCTCAGCTGAGACAAGTAGCTCAAAACAAATCAGGTCTTTATGATTCTGGTGTGAAAAGTTCCTTTAACTGGAAGCAGAAACTGGACAGGCCTGTGATGAGGAGTGTTTCTCTTCTTGTGTTTGCTTTCCTGTGAGTTTTTCTTCTTTGGCCAAAAAAAAAGAGCTGCTGGTTGCTTGTCATTGTGGCCTTTTGTGATACTAAAAGGATCTATATGTGTGCAGACTTGTTGGATTTCTTGTGGCAGCACTCCTGGGTGTCAATATAAGCCAGTATTGCCAGTGGTGTGCATACTTTGACTGCCTTCCTTCCAAAAGGTGGAACTGCAATGATGTGACCACTTCTTGTGAGGTATAATTGATTTTAGCACTTCAGATTGATATACCCCATTGATGATTTAATCAATATTCATATATGCACTCTATGTGGATGTACATGCAGATAGGTCTCATTTGCAGAGCCACTTTACTTTAAATTTCTTCTCTCTGCCTGTGTTTCAATTCACCTGCAATCATatgttgttaatttttttttttctattctctTTTTGTCACCTTTTAACTGAGCGTAGTTGATAGACTGTAGTGGATTTCAATCTCATGGTGATGAAATGTCAAGTGCAGATCATGTTAAGTGATACAGAGTTGACTTTGACTTGCCTTGCTAACGGCAACTTCAGGGTATTCCCTTATACCAACATTTCAGATGCAAGGAAAAAGGATATCTGCACTCTAATATGCTCCTGAAAACTCGCATATTTGGTTGATTTTTCTCTGTTGTTCAGTGTTCTGATTTGGCAAGTAGGCCAATTTTGTAACAACATCTGAAAACTGTATAGactcaaaaataataaatgctCTTTTGATTGTTGGTATTTTGTAGAATGCAAGGCAAAGGCTCATTTGTGCTTACATtcagaaaaacaaaaataataccTATTCGAAAATCTCAGAATCTACGCAAGCCTTATTATACATATCCACCATAAATCTCTTCAGCCTTCGCTCTTCATATATCTTCATCAATGAGAATCAACAAGCGCCCATGGCCTAATGGATAAGGCGCCTGACTTCTAATCAGGCGATTGTGGGTTCGAGTCCCACTGGGCGTGTTTCTCCCTTTTCTTTATTAGCATTTGCTGCAAATTCAATGTAAACATCAGCAGTCATTCTTTTTGTATTTGCTATTTTATTTGCTGGATTAACAGACAAATTATGACATGCGGCTGAGGCTTCACACTTCACAGACTATTATATTTATACACGTACAGTGGCCTCCCCTCAGCCGCAATGCTTTTAGGCTTTTAGTATAGGATTTGAGTACACATACAACAACTgtctttatataaaaaaaagcatCTAATAATGTGGGCCTATAACAACCCTACACCTCTACGTTCATTCTTTTTTCGTTGGGTATTCCTCCCCCCTAACGCCAATCCCTTCCTTGCCATGAAAAGTGAAGCAGACCTTCACGTTTCCATCaactaaaaaattttcaactcAGCCGAGAAGCCCCCACTTTTTCTATACTTAATTTTGATCTCTGGTCATTAAACAACAGCTGGCTAGCTGTGGCTGTTAATCACTAGGATTTTCAATTAAGATTTATTAACTAACTAACCCTTTTCTTTAAGTGAATAATTTGTGGCAAACAGATACAATGGGTTGAAAAGAGCTTTGGGACCAAATCTCTAAAGCTGAAATTGAACGCTAGATTTGATTTCTTTTAGATTGGACCACTTAAACATGCAGCAGCTATGTGTCCAAATTTAAAACACACAGGCAAGGCTTATCGGAAATTTTCTTTCAAGGTGAAATGTTTAACATTCAGATACTGAACACCTGAACTGGTTTAGTCAGTCCTTGTCACGATCACCAAATATGTCAGCTGTCAAGATTTATTTTGCTAGCAATAGCATATACATATATGTTATGCACCATTGAGGTTCCAACCACTAATTTTGCAACATCTGTAATGTTCCCATTAGGTTTGAGCCAATCAGTCAAATGGCTTAACCATATTGGAGTTCAAATTGTagatcaaaatcacaatcaTGAAAAAGTGAAAGCACCCTCTCCCCCACCCCTATGCTGCTCATTAGATACCCCATTTACAAAAAGCCTATATGCTCTGCTCTTTACTTGCTTTTCTATAAATGCTTAGTTGATGGTTTAAACTTGTTACATGATTatacttaatatatatatatatatatatatatatctgtcagGAGATGAAAGGAACCTGCAGTGGGAGGGAATCCTGCAGTGGGATTTTGCCTATTTGAATCAAAAAGGCAAAGAGAACCCCTCACCATTCATCTTAGTCAAACAGATATAATGGTTTTTAGGATCTAGCCCCAAAGGGTATGATAATTGGGTCATTTCTTCCCATTTCATCATTTTCTATTCTTCTTCTAGTTTCTTTTTCAAATATCATATATGCTTATTGATTGACCCTTCCCTTCTTTCTTCTCATCATTCTTTCTTCCCAAATTTTATAGGGGCTTTTGAAGTGTCAAAAAAAATATTgtggttttatttatttttattttgatgggtaatttgatttttattattaatattttttacgatatttatttagtatataataaaataaaattttattttgatataaatttaaacaataaatttaaaaatgaaaaatcgataaaattatatagttaaAAGGAGATTTATATATTAgtggatttttcttttcttttccttttcctttttatatCTATCAATATAATGTGTTGGTGGCCCATCTTATCTTTCTGCAATAAGAAAAGTTGCCCACATAAATCTGAAATAATTAAGGATATATTCTCAATCCAATCCATTTCAGCCATTGATTAAGAAGATTTTGTGCTCAAATCATTAACTAGATAATGTAGCTACACTTTGTAATTAGCTCAAATCTGCCTACATCACTATCAACAATTTGCttaaatttaaactaataaattgagaaaaaagaaaattcccatcaaaacattaacaattattttcaatttcataTTCCACAACCTTACTCTTGTACAATTTGAGCAGTATAATAACCTAAAATTACcaagatttaatgaaaatttcTGGGTTACTTTATTTAGTGGATTATTTAATtatcaagaaagaaaaaatcTTTACTTTGGAAGGTTGAGCATATGATTATGATCCAATTGGGTAGTTATTTGGGTGCCACCTGTCCTATTAGGATGTGTAGATAGGAAGCACCTTTACCTTAGCCTTCTActtcactttttctcttttCATAAACAAGGTCTCTGATTTTTATTGCTCTTTTGGAGGTTGACAATAATACcctttctctctatttttttttttatatagttttattttatagcTCTCAAAAAATGAGGAAGATTACTGCAGAATCCAGCAAGTACAAAGTAGCACACAAAATCTTTTTGTAGGCAGTTAGGTGGATATAGAATAGAGGAAGTAGTAGCAgtggcaagctgtggcagcacTTAGCCCTTCTGTTCTGTTCTGTTCTGTTCTgttgttgagagttgagagttgagagagcaGCCTGACCTGAGCTTGAGTCTGAGTTTCAATTATTTTGTGCATCATAAAGCACAAAAGCTTGGATTCTTCGTCACCATCATTATGCCTAATTCTAAGgcataaatcaataaaattaaatggagagatagttattataaattatttaatttttttttaaatgaaaattaaaatttaaagaaataaaatttaaaatttttaaatttatttaaataagattaaatctgtgagtgccataaattatttagtttatttaaaaAGTGTGAATCAACAAATGTTCCTGTTTGTATGAATAAATTTCACATGTGAATAGGCCTCTAAGGGCATTAAGAATAAAATGATACATTCCCCAACATGGGTTTTCTAAGGTAAAAGCAATATGATGTGATGCCCATCAATCAATAACTCCACCTATTCTTGTATGGACCCTACAAATTTAAGGCCTCACCTTAATTTTACAGGGCACCCCATTGTATATTTTGCAGGCTCAATTGCCTACTTCGTAATTCCTATAATTTTAGAGTTTTAACCATGTGATGATGAGATAAAAGTTGAAGAAACTGATGCCGACAAGTGAAATTGAACTTATCTATGGCCAAGACTTGG
This genomic window contains:
- the LOC110607143 gene encoding RHOMBOID-like protein 8; protein product: MEETPKLDTNIQINPAAEAETTSPLDFIDSLQDLKTPFFKSRSRRRRSDTWVISMFVIFHLIAFVATMIVNDCWTNSHGDCSVTVLRRMSFQPLSENPLLGPSPSTLDKMGALRKTLLLEHQTWHLFSCPWLHAGLIHLIINLAGVIFLGIYLEQEFGPLRVGLIYIFSAFFGTLVTALFVRDSPIVSSSGAQLGLLGATISALVRNWRIYTNKFVAVMILFAVFACNFMLGLLPYIDNYSNIGGLISGFLLGFALLFTPQLRQVAQNKSGLYDSGVKSSFNWKQKLDRPVMRSVSLLVFAFLLVGFLVAALLGVNISQYCQWCAYFDCLPSKRWNCNDVTTSCEIMLSDTELTLTCLANGNFRVFPYTNISDARKKDICTLICS